A genomic segment from Gemmatimonas sp. encodes:
- the ggt gene encoding gamma-glutamyltransferase, with product MALSTLPTRAAARFWLAGAVLPLALAAQEPAAARAPRAAVDAPKGMVVSASAIASKAGRDVLANGGNAIDAAIATGFALAVIYPTAGNIGGGGFMVVRFPDGKTTTIDFREKAPARATPEMFTDSSGAYSSRIHHNSHKSVGVPGTVAGFAHAHQKYGKVSWAKLVDPAVKLAGDGFAVPSGLAASLKGAQTRLSAYPATIAAYYKSGQPYAEGEKLVLGDLAKTLTRVRDQGRDGFYKGTTAKLIAEEMASHGGLINEADLAAYQPAERAAVKGTYRGYEIISMPPPSSGGTAMIEMLNILEGYDLKSLGHNSPQYVHYLAESMRRAFRDRALFLGDPDFTKPPLEKLLAKAYATELRSTIMKDKASPSSPADVAQGYESDETTHYSVVDKDGMAVSVTYTLEAGYGLGAVVNGAGFLLNNEMGDFNGKPGLTDSTGLVGTKPNIAQPGKRMLSSMTPMILAKDGKLVAVVGSPGGRTIINTVMEVVLNLIDFQMPVQDAVNAPRLHHQWLPNVITMERNGTPPETVKALEAMGHTVRLGGNQGTAHSIFVNAKGVRQGAADPRDRDAGAIGH from the coding sequence ATGGCTCTCTCTACCCTGCCCACTCGCGCCGCCGCCCGTTTCTGGCTAGCCGGCGCTGTCCTCCCCCTTGCCCTCGCCGCTCAGGAACCGGCCGCCGCCCGGGCCCCACGCGCCGCCGTCGACGCCCCCAAGGGCATGGTCGTGTCGGCCAGCGCGATTGCCAGCAAGGCCGGCCGCGACGTGCTGGCCAACGGCGGCAATGCCATCGACGCCGCCATCGCTACCGGCTTCGCGCTGGCGGTCATCTACCCCACCGCCGGCAACATCGGCGGCGGCGGGTTTATGGTGGTCCGCTTCCCCGACGGCAAGACGACCACCATCGATTTCCGCGAGAAGGCCCCGGCCCGCGCCACGCCGGAGATGTTCACCGACAGCAGCGGTGCATACTCGTCGCGCATTCATCACAACTCGCACAAGAGCGTAGGGGTGCCGGGCACGGTGGCGGGCTTTGCGCATGCGCACCAGAAGTACGGCAAGGTGTCATGGGCCAAGTTGGTCGACCCGGCCGTGAAGTTGGCAGGTGATGGATTCGCGGTGCCGAGCGGATTGGCGGCGTCTCTCAAGGGCGCGCAGACGCGGCTGTCGGCGTATCCCGCCACGATCGCCGCCTACTACAAGAGCGGCCAGCCGTACGCGGAAGGCGAGAAGCTCGTGCTGGGTGATCTCGCGAAGACTCTCACGCGCGTGCGCGATCAGGGGCGCGACGGATTCTACAAAGGCACCACGGCCAAGCTGATCGCCGAGGAGATGGCGTCGCACGGTGGTCTCATCAACGAAGCCGACCTGGCGGCGTATCAGCCGGCCGAACGCGCCGCGGTGAAGGGCACCTATCGCGGCTATGAAATCATCTCGATGCCGCCGCCGAGTTCCGGCGGTACGGCCATGATCGAAATGCTGAACATTCTCGAAGGCTACGACCTCAAGAGCCTCGGCCACAACTCGCCGCAATACGTGCATTATCTCGCGGAAAGCATGCGCCGCGCCTTCCGCGACCGTGCGCTGTTTCTAGGCGACCCCGATTTCACGAAGCCGCCGCTCGAGAAGTTGTTAGCCAAGGCGTACGCCACGGAACTGCGCAGCACGATCATGAAAGACAAAGCGTCGCCGTCGTCACCGGCCGATGTCGCGCAGGGCTACGAGAGCGACGAGACCACGCACTACTCGGTGGTCGACAAGGACGGCATGGCCGTCTCGGTCACGTACACGCTCGAAGCCGGCTACGGATTGGGTGCGGTGGTGAATGGCGCCGGATTTCTGCTCAACAACGAAATGGGCGATTTCAACGGCAAGCCCGGTCTCACCGACAGCACCGGACTGGTGGGCACCAAGCCGAACATCGCGCAGCCCGGCAAGCGCATGCTCTCCAGTATGACGCCGATGATCCTCGCCAAAGACGGCAAGCTGGTGGCGGTCGTCGGTAGTCCCGGCGGACGCACGATCATCAACACCGTCATGGAAGTGGTGCTCAATCTCATCGACTTCCAGATGCCCGTCCAGGACGCCGTGAACGCGCCGCGACTGCACCATCAGTGGCTGCCGAATGTGATCACGATGGAGCGCAACGGCACGCCGCCGGAAACGGTGAAAGCGCTGGAAGCGATGGGCCACACCGTGCGACTCGGCGGCAATCAGGGTACCGCGCATTCGATCTTCGTGAACGCCAAGGGCGTGCGCCAGGGCGCGGCGGACCCGCGCGATCGCGATGCGGGGGCGATTGGGCATTAA
- the trmD gene encoding tRNA (guanosine(37)-N1)-methyltransferase TrmD, protein MLRINVVTIFPEFFAGPLSISIPAKAAGTGGVSYNLIDLRTFTYDRHRTVDDYPFGGGPGMVMKPGPFFEAVESVQATAPIVLLSPRGRRFSHADAVRFAAGSELTLLCGHYKDVDERVATHLATEELSLGDFVLSGGEPAALAIIDATVRLLPGAMSDLESARTDSFYNRGISAPSYTRPAEYRGFTVPDVLVGGDHAKVTAWRDDQSLQRTREAEARDRAEWTAREQMIAAREAAIAAVERVQAAKALKKAKEKAAKERARARAAREAE, encoded by the coding sequence GTGCTGCGCATCAACGTCGTGACGATCTTCCCCGAGTTCTTCGCGGGGCCGCTCTCCATCAGCATACCGGCGAAGGCGGCCGGTACCGGTGGTGTGTCGTATAACCTGATCGACCTGCGCACGTTCACGTACGATCGGCATCGCACTGTCGATGACTATCCGTTCGGCGGCGGGCCCGGCATGGTGATGAAGCCAGGACCGTTCTTCGAAGCGGTGGAGTCGGTGCAGGCCACAGCGCCGATCGTGCTGCTTTCGCCGCGCGGTCGCCGCTTCTCGCACGCCGACGCGGTGCGCTTTGCCGCCGGGAGCGAGCTTACGCTGCTCTGCGGTCACTACAAAGACGTAGACGAACGTGTCGCCACGCACTTGGCCACCGAAGAGCTCTCGCTCGGCGACTTCGTATTGAGCGGTGGCGAGCCGGCGGCGTTGGCCATCATCGATGCCACCGTGCGCTTGCTGCCGGGCGCGATGAGCGATCTGGAAAGCGCGCGCACCGATTCGTTTTACAATCGCGGCATCAGCGCGCCCAGCTACACGCGTCCGGCGGAGTATCGCGGCTTCACCGTGCCCGACGTCTTGGTGGGCGGTGACCACGCCAAGGTGACGGCCTGGCGCGACGACCAGAGCTTGCAGCGCACGCGCGAGGCCGAGGCGCGTGATCGCGCTGAGTGGACCGCGCGCGAGCAGATGATCGCTGCTCGCGAAGCGGCCATCGCGGCGGTGGAGCGTGTGCAGGCGGCGAAGGCGTTGAAGAAGGCGAAGGAGAAGGCGGCGAAGGAGCGCGCCCGCGCCCGCGCGGCGAGAGAGGCCGAATGA
- the rimM gene encoding ribosome maturation factor RimM (Essential for efficient processing of 16S rRNA), with translation MIVGKVRRAHGVRGAWAVESLSAAPDVIFTSGAVIYAGDRKGEISGDATAAMLHIEDGRPMNKDWLVRVTEVTDRDVAETWRGRYLLADTADMPEPDDDEMYIFALIGMQVEVDGQGHVGEVRDVYEAPQGLILEVETATGRPLVPWRPEIIERVDEERNTIVLKPLEGLLDN, from the coding sequence GTGATTGTCGGCAAGGTGCGTCGCGCGCATGGTGTGCGCGGCGCCTGGGCCGTCGAGTCGCTATCTGCGGCGCCGGACGTGATTTTCACGTCCGGCGCTGTCATTTATGCGGGTGACCGGAAGGGCGAAATCAGCGGCGACGCCACCGCGGCCATGCTGCACATCGAAGACGGCCGTCCGATGAACAAGGACTGGCTCGTGCGCGTCACGGAAGTGACCGACCGAGACGTGGCCGAAACGTGGCGCGGCCGCTATTTGCTGGCGGATACCGCCGACATGCCCGAGCCAGACGACGATGAGATGTACATCTTTGCGCTCATCGGCATGCAGGTAGAAGTGGACGGACAGGGACACGTGGGCGAAGTGCGCGACGTATACGAAGCGCCGCAGGGGCTGATTCTCGAAGTCGAGACCGCCACTGGCCGTCCGCTGGTACCGTGGCGTCCCGAGATCATCGAGCGCGTGGACGAAGAGCGCAATACGATCGTGCTCAAGCCGCTCGAAGGCTTGCTCGACAACTAG
- the rpsP gene encoding 30S ribosomal protein S16, protein MAVKIRLRREGRKKTPMYRIVIADSKAPRDGRFIEIIGQYQPQLGENAINLKHDRVEYWMNVGALPTDTVRSLLRRAGILKSRHEARLAAKLQANAVALPEA, encoded by the coding sequence ATGGCCGTCAAGATTCGTCTCCGCCGCGAAGGCCGGAAGAAGACCCCGATGTACCGCATCGTCATTGCTGATTCGAAGGCGCCGCGCGACGGCCGTTTCATCGAGATCATCGGACAGTACCAGCCGCAGCTCGGCGAGAACGCGATCAACCTCAAGCATGATCGCGTCGAGTATTGGATGAACGTCGGCGCCCTGCCGACCGACACCGTCCGCTCGCTGCTCCGCCGCGCCGGTATCCTCAAGTCGCGTCACGAAGCGCGCCTTGCGGCCAAGCTGCAGGCCAACGCGGTCGCCCTCCCCGAGGCGTGA
- a CDS encoding asparaginase domain-containing protein, translating into MSLRVFVTGGTFDKEYDELTGTLHFETTHVEEMLRRGRCMLDVNVEVLMMIDSLEMKESHRHRIVDACVACTETQIVITHGTDTMVETAAVIAAAVTTKTVVLTGAMVPYAFGSSDGLFNLGSALSFVQALAPGVYVAMNGRCFRWDDVRKNRDVGVFEPLGEA; encoded by the coding sequence ATGAGTCTGCGCGTGTTCGTCACCGGCGGCACCTTCGACAAGGAGTACGACGAGCTCACGGGCACGTTGCACTTTGAGACTACGCACGTCGAAGAAATGCTGCGGCGCGGCCGGTGCATGCTCGATGTGAACGTCGAGGTGCTGATGATGATCGACAGTCTCGAGATGAAGGAGTCACATCGGCACCGAATCGTGGATGCCTGTGTGGCCTGCACCGAAACGCAGATCGTGATCACGCATGGCACCGACACGATGGTGGAAACGGCGGCCGTGATCGCTGCCGCTGTGACCACCAAGACCGTCGTGCTTACGGGCGCGATGGTGCCCTATGCCTTCGGCAGCTCCGACGGCCTGTTCAACCTCGGTAGCGCACTGAGTTTCGTGCAGGCACTCGCGCCTGGCGTGTATGTGGCCATGAACGGTCGCTGCTTCCGCTGGGATGACGTGCGAAAAAACAGGGACGTCGGCGTGTTCGAGCCGCTGGGCGAGGCGTAG
- a CDS encoding TerB family tellurite resistance protein, whose amino-acid sequence MLDAIRKLIGDSVPGTPGTHSRLHPHDVRVAACALLVELACADGEFSEAEQARIMDILQRHFGVDDAGAKQMLAEAAAANHDAVDHFVFTRQVVKDYDVAQRIVLAELMWQVALADGSLDSQESYLMRKLASLLQLEPAFLAQARKKAE is encoded by the coding sequence ATGCTTGATGCGATTCGCAAGTTGATCGGAGACAGCGTGCCGGGAACTCCCGGCACGCACTCCCGGCTGCATCCGCACGACGTCCGCGTGGCGGCGTGCGCCTTGTTGGTGGAGCTGGCCTGCGCCGACGGCGAGTTCAGCGAGGCCGAGCAGGCGCGGATTATGGACATTTTGCAGCGGCACTTCGGCGTGGACGACGCCGGTGCGAAGCAGATGCTGGCCGAAGCGGCAGCGGCCAACCATGACGCGGTGGACCACTTCGTGTTCACGCGGCAGGTGGTGAAGGACTACGACGTCGCGCAGCGCATTGTCCTGGCAGAATTGATGTGGCAGGTGGCACTGGCGGATGGCTCGCTGGATAGCCAGGAGTCGTATCTCATGCGGAAGTTGGCGAGCCTGCTGCAGCTGGAGCCGGCGTTCCTAGCCCAGGCCCGGAAGAAGGCGGAGTAG
- a CDS encoding DUF2911 domain-containing protein, with product MAALSLITASASAQGAMKMDPKAPASPRDSVVATVAGANINVNYGRPSKRGRVLFNGLGDMKWGMVWRTGANEATHFTTSKPLAFGAITVPAGTYTLFTKIEENGKWELVVNKQTKQWGTAYDPKQDLVRIPMTVTSNNAVVEKMEIMVKPAGKGGELIVAWDNYKAVAAFLVK from the coding sequence GTGGCTGCCCTTTCCCTGATCACGGCGTCTGCCTCGGCTCAGGGCGCCATGAAGATGGACCCCAAGGCGCCCGCGTCGCCGCGCGATTCCGTGGTCGCCACGGTTGCTGGTGCGAACATCAACGTGAACTACGGCCGCCCGTCCAAGCGTGGCCGCGTGCTGTTCAACGGCCTCGGCGACATGAAGTGGGGCATGGTGTGGCGCACGGGTGCCAACGAAGCCACGCACTTCACCACGAGCAAGCCGTTGGCCTTCGGCGCGATCACGGTGCCGGCCGGTACGTACACGCTGTTCACGAAGATCGAAGAGAACGGCAAGTGGGAACTGGTCGTGAACAAGCAGACCAAGCAGTGGGGCACGGCCTACGACCCGAAGCAGGATCTCGTGCGCATTCCGATGACGGTGACGAGCAACAACGCCGTGGTCGAGAAGATGGAGATCATGGTGAAGCCGGCGGGCAAGGGCGGCGAGCTCATTGTGGCGTGGGACAACTACAAGGCCGTGGCGGCGTTTTTGGTGAAGTAG
- a CDS encoding NADP-dependent isocitrate dehydrogenase, with protein sequence MAKIKVVNPVVEMDGDEMTRIIWQFIKDKLILPYLDVELEYYDLGIEHRDATNDQVTIDSAEATKKHGVAVKCATITPDEARVKEFGLKKMWKSPNGTIRNILGGVIFREPIIISNIPRLVPGWTKPIVVGRHAHGDQYKATDFKAPGAGTVTMTYTPADGSAPMEFEVVKFGADGGVAMGMYNFNDSIRDFARSSLTYGLQRNYPVYLSTKNTILKAYDGQFKDLFEEVFNTEFKAAFDAKGLTYEHRLIDDMVASALKWEGGYVWACKNYDGDVQSDIVAQGFGSLGLMTSVLLSPDGKTMEAEAAHGTVTRHYREHQKGNKTSTNPIASIFAWTRGLAHRGKLDGTPAVTAFADTLEQVCIEAVEAGEMTKDLAILISKDTPYLHTEAFLDAIDRRLQAKMA encoded by the coding sequence ATGGCCAAGATCAAGGTTGTGAACCCCGTCGTCGAGATGGACGGCGACGAGATGACGCGCATCATCTGGCAGTTCATCAAGGACAAGCTCATCCTGCCGTATCTCGACGTCGAACTCGAGTACTACGACCTCGGGATCGAGCACCGCGATGCGACCAACGACCAGGTCACGATCGACTCGGCCGAAGCCACCAAGAAGCACGGCGTGGCGGTGAAGTGCGCGACGATCACGCCTGATGAAGCCCGTGTAAAGGAGTTCGGGCTCAAGAAGATGTGGAAGAGCCCCAACGGCACGATCCGCAACATCCTGGGCGGCGTGATCTTCCGCGAGCCGATCATCATCTCGAACATCCCGCGCCTTGTGCCGGGATGGACTAAGCCGATCGTGGTGGGCCGTCATGCGCATGGTGACCAGTACAAGGCCACCGACTTCAAGGCGCCGGGTGCAGGCACGGTGACCATGACCTACACGCCGGCCGATGGGAGCGCGCCGATGGAGTTCGAAGTGGTGAAGTTCGGCGCCGACGGTGGTGTGGCGATGGGCATGTACAACTTCAACGACTCCATCCGCGACTTCGCCCGCTCCAGCCTCACCTACGGCCTGCAGCGGAACTACCCGGTGTACCTGAGCACCAAGAACACGATCCTCAAGGCCTACGACGGTCAGTTCAAGGATCTGTTCGAAGAAGTGTTCAACACCGAGTTCAAGGCCGCATTCGACGCGAAGGGTCTCACGTACGAGCACCGCCTGATCGACGACATGGTCGCGTCGGCGCTCAAGTGGGAAGGTGGCTATGTGTGGGCGTGCAAGAACTACGACGGCGACGTGCAGTCGGACATCGTGGCGCAGGGCTTCGGTTCACTCGGTCTCATGACGAGCGTGCTGCTCTCGCCCGATGGCAAGACGATGGAAGCGGAAGCGGCCCACGGCACCGTCACGCGCCATTACCGCGAGCACCAGAAGGGCAACAAGACGTCGACGAATCCGATCGCGTCGATCTTTGCGTGGACGCGTGGTCTGGCGCATCGCGGCAAGCTCGATGGCACGCCGGCGGTGACGGCATTCGCTGATACGCTCGAGCAGGTCTGCATCGAAGCGGTGGAAGCGGGCGAGATGACGAAGGATCTCGCGATTCTCATTTCGAAGGACACGCCGTATCTGCACACGGAGGCGTTCCTCGACGCCATCGATCGCCGACTGCAGGCGAAGATGGCGTGA
- a CDS encoding DUF305 domain-containing protein, with translation MSARVRLISLLVASVTLLGACASVSGGAGSTRPLTPAQLAAQDGGIPPYTKADVTFMQGMISHHAQAVTMSSFADANGASSEVRVLAGRITVAQTDEIAFMKTWLGKRKQTVPAGDMEAMAHAHHAGMDMSSTAGGSAGGMMPGMLTTAQMDTLKSAKGSAFDWYFLTFMIQHHRGAISMVDELMSAKGAANDDDVFKFVSDVVADQSTEIDRMELMLKTRPRP, from the coding sequence ATGTCTGCTCGCGTACGTCTCATTTCTCTGCTCGTCGCGTCCGTCACCCTGCTCGGCGCCTGCGCGTCGGTCAGCGGCGGCGCCGGCAGCACGCGTCCGCTCACGCCGGCGCAACTCGCCGCGCAGGACGGAGGGATTCCTCCGTACACGAAGGCTGATGTCACCTTCATGCAGGGCATGATCAGCCACCATGCGCAGGCCGTGACGATGTCGTCGTTCGCCGACGCGAACGGTGCGAGCTCCGAAGTGCGCGTGCTCGCCGGCCGGATCACCGTCGCGCAGACCGACGAAATCGCCTTCATGAAAACGTGGCTCGGCAAGCGCAAGCAAACCGTCCCGGCCGGTGACATGGAAGCGATGGCGCATGCCCATCACGCCGGCATGGACATGTCGAGCACCGCGGGAGGAAGCGCGGGCGGCATGATGCCCGGCATGCTCACAACCGCCCAGATGGACACGCTCAAGTCGGCCAAGGGCTCGGCCTTCGACTGGTACTTCCTGACCTTCATGATCCAGCACCATCGCGGCGCCATCAGCATGGTCGATGAACTCATGAGCGCCAAGGGCGCCGCCAACGATGACGACGTGTTCAAGTTCGTCTCCGACGTCGTGGCCGATCAAAGCACCGAGATCGACCGCATGGAGTTGATGCTCAAGACCCGCCCGCGCCCGTAG
- a CDS encoding helix-turn-helix transcriptional regulator, which produces MNDMARIGELVQELRRQAQLTQRELAERVGTSQSAIAKLEQGESNPTIGTIERCAEAAGFAVKIMLVPLPVADPVVERYKRDVDRTLLRDNLRKSVHERLQSLGEWQADLHTLRYAVSGARARKVAESNPHASP; this is translated from the coding sequence ATGAACGATATGGCGCGTATCGGCGAGCTCGTGCAAGAACTGCGGCGGCAGGCGCAGCTTACCCAGCGCGAACTGGCGGAGCGCGTCGGCACGTCGCAGTCGGCCATCGCCAAGCTCGAGCAGGGCGAGTCCAATCCGACCATTGGCACGATCGAGCGGTGCGCCGAGGCGGCCGGGTTCGCCGTCAAAATCATGCTGGTCCCGCTGCCGGTCGCCGACCCGGTGGTGGAGCGATACAAGCGGGACGTCGACCGTACGCTCCTCCGCGACAACCTCAGGAAGTCCGTGCATGAGCGTCTGCAGTCATTGGGCGAGTGGCAGGCCGACCTGCACACGCTGCGATACGCGGTCTCCGGCGCCCGCGCGCGGAAAGTGGCCGAAAGCAATCCACACGCGTCGCCATGA